The DNA window AAACGGCGGCATCTCCGCAATGGCAGCACGAGCGGCACGACGCCTGTCACGACCCTTGAGCGCCTTCAGTTCGTCGAGTGCCGCACGCCGCAGAGCATTCGCCTCCTCAATCTCGATGTTTCGTTCAACGATTGCGTTGAACATCTCCGACAGGTGCGAAACACGCAGCCGGTCCAAGCGAACGTCCCCGATGTGCGGCTTGAGGTGTAGCCGGATATCCCGGCCGTACCGGTCGAGCGTATTACGGCGGATCTTTCGGCCAGCAATCCACGTGTCGAGCCATTCCCCGACCGTTATGCGCGCCGTCAATGACTGACCGCTGCGGAACTTGCGGCGCGTCTCCTCCAAGTCCGGCAGCGGTTCCCGGTTGGACGCCGCCCGTTCGAACAGGTCTCCCATGCGCTGGCGGCCGTCGACGTCATCGGTGTCAGGAACGGCCAGCAGCGCGCGGACGCCATCCAGGTCCGCTTGAGCCTCCGTTGCCGACGCGTAGCCGGAGCGGCGGAACGTGCGGCGCTCACCGTCAGCGGTCGGCGGCAGCTCCTGGCGCATGCCCCAGGTGCCGTGACGGCGCTGAGTGAGCTTGGGGCAGGATTGCCCGTACTGCTTGCCGGTCTGCGGATCGCGGCAAGCGCAGCGACGGAACACTGATCCTCGCAAGACTCCTCCTAGAGGGGAAGTGGTATCTATGATGGTACCACTTCTGTCGATGATGAATTGAGGGCACGCTATGCGACGACGCCGGGTAGTCGAGGCTGCTCAGGGCCTGCCGCCGATTCCCAACGACGAGAAGCGGGACCAGCAGGTCAAGATCAGGCTGACGCGCAGCGAAGTTGAGCAACTGATCGCGATGCGGCCCGACCTCACACCGTCCGGCATTGTTGCCGTCATCGTTGACGATGTGCTGTCGGGCCGCTACACACCTGTTTGGGCGGCCAAAGTCAAGTGACAGCTCGGACGCCGAGTAGTTCCAGGATCTCCGGCACCGGCACGACGTAGTTTCGTCCAACGCGCAGCACTCGAACGGGAAACTTCCCGCGCTTGGCGAGTGCGTACGCCTT is part of the Micromonospora sp. WMMD980 genome and encodes:
- a CDS encoding helix-turn-helix domain-containing protein, with amino-acid sequence MTATTGTPWTIEAIRALGVTTDVETAGAILGIGRSKAYALAKRGKFPVRVLRVGRNYVVPVPEILELLGVRAVT